CACGCCGCGCGCGAGGAACAGGGCTTCATCGAAGGCCGCATCAAGCAGCTGGAAGGTGAGCTGTCGCACGCCGAAATCATCGACGTGAGCAAGCTCAACGCCGGCTCCAAGGTGGTGTTCGGCGCCAGCGTGACGCTGGCCGACGTGGAAACCGACGAAGAGAAGAAGTATCAGATCGTTGGTGACCTGGAAGCGGACATCAAGCTGGGCCTGATCGCGATTTCCTCGCCGGTGGCGCGCGCGATGATCGGCAAGCTGGAAGGCGATTCGATCGTGATCGACGCCCCGGCCGGCCAGCGCGAGTACGAGATCGTCAGCGTCAGCTACCTGGACTGACCCGGTGGCAACGGCGACCCTGCTGTTGCCGGCACGCAGCCGCTTTGCCGCGGCTGCGCTGCCGGACGATGTGGCGCGTGCGCTCGGCCGCGCTACGAGCGTGCAGGTCGCGCCGGGCGAACGCGCGCAGCTGACGCGCCATTTCGCGGTTGCCGCGCCGCACTGGCCGGTGGCCGCGTTGACCCGCCAGCGTGACGTCGGTGATGCCGCCGGCGCCAGCTGGCTGCGTGCCGATCCGGCCTGCATGGTGCCGGACATGCACGGCGCGCGGATGATGGCCTACGGCGAAACGCTGCGGCCGACCCTGGCCGACAGCCTGGCGTTGCTGCCGGTGCTGCAGCCGTTGTTCGCCGATGCCGGATTCGTGCTCGACGCACCGGACCCGTCGCGCTGGTACCTGCGTCTACCGATCGACAGCGAGCTGCCGGACTTCGACAGTCCGGACGAGGTGCTGGGCGATGACCTGTTTTCGCATCTGCCGGAAGGCGAGGGCGGCCGTCGCTGGCGGGCGCTGATGACCGAAGCGCAGGTGCTGCTGCACAACCATTCCTGGAACCAGCAGCGCGCCGCGCAGGGACAGCAGCCGATCAATTCGCTGTGGTTCTGGGGCGGTGGCGTGATGCCAGTGTCGGTCAGCACGCCGCACGCACAGGTGCGCAGCCGCGATGCCCTGCTGCAGGGCCTGGCCCTGGCTGCCGGTGTGGCCGCGGACGGCGAGCAGGCGGTGGATGCACTGGTCGATCTGCGCCAGCTGCGTTCACTGCAACAGCTCGGCAATGATGCGATCCGTCCGC
The sequence above is a segment of the Stenotrophomonas maltophilia genome. Coding sequences within it:
- the greA gene encoding transcription elongation factor GreA; its protein translation is MTMKGAQKLRDELDHLKSVKRPKVIAAIAEAREHGDLKENAEYHAAREEQGFIEGRIKQLEGELSHAEIIDVSKLNAGSKVVFGASVTLADVETDEEKKYQIVGDLEADIKLGLIAISSPVARAMIGKLEGDSIVIDAPAGQREYEIVSVSYLD
- a CDS encoding phosphoglycerate mutase, encoding MATATLLLPARSRFAAAALPDDVARALGRATSVQVAPGERAQLTRHFAVAAPHWPVAALTRQRDVGDAAGASWLRADPACMVPDMHGARMMAYGETLRPTLADSLALLPVLQPLFADAGFVLDAPDPSRWYLRLPIDSELPDFDSPDEVLGDDLFSHLPEGEGGRRWRALMTEAQVLLHNHSWNQQRAAQGQQPINSLWFWGGGVMPVSVSTPHAQVRSRDALLQGLALAAGVAADGEQAVDALVDLRQLRSLQQLGNDAIRPLLAALKRGELQRLVLDFEDGLQFQLDRGQRWQFWKKPRQLHDA